Part of the Paenibacillus sp. YPG26 genome, TGGTAGCATCCTCGTTCGCCAACGCGGTACGAAGATTCACCCGGGTAACAACGTAGGAATCGGTAAAGACGACACCCTCTTCGCAAAAGTTGATGGTGTAGTGAAATTCGAACGTTGGGGTCGCGATCGCAAAAAAGTGAGCGTCTACCCTGCCCAAGTCGCTCCGGTAGCGGCTGCAGTTGAAGCGTAAGAATTTGATTAAGCCCCTGGCAGTCATGCCGGGGGCTTTTTTGTAGTTAACCTCTGACTAGCACGCGGCGGCAAATCTTTTGTGATATACTGGTTAAAGATGTCACCTCCGAAAAAGGAATGGAGAATTATGAAATATCGTAAATCGCCCTCTATTGTTGCCTTCATGTTAGCTTTAGTCCCTATGATCGCGGTATATTTTGCGCATTCTCTCATTCTGCATCTTGCAGCATGCGTTTGGGGTGGGCTTGTAGGTCTGACCTATTTTCAATTTATGAAGCGCCAGAAGGAGAATGAGACTAAGCGGCTGCTTGATTCCCTTCAGCAGACGGCTAATGCTGCACTGGGGCATCATC contains:
- the rpmA gene encoding 50S ribosomal protein L27 → MLKLDLQLFASKKGVGSTKNGRDSESKRLGVKRADGQTVTGGSILVRQRGTKIHPGNNVGIGKDDTLFAKVDGVVKFERWGRDRKKVSVYPAQVAPVAAAVEA